In Brachypodium distachyon strain Bd21 chromosome 2, Brachypodium_distachyon_v3.0, whole genome shotgun sequence, one genomic interval encodes:
- the LOC100846492 gene encoding GATA transcription factor 16, translating into MEPDMVVVADPDECTASGEPKACTDCNTTKTPLWRGGPTGPKSLCNACGIRYRKRRRQAMGLDPEVKKKPKKEDAAAANTNTKAASAGAADQEGKDKDKEKKEPRTHTVELHMVGFAKDVVLKQRRRMRRRKPSCQGEEERAAILLMALSSGVIYA; encoded by the exons ATGGAGCCCgacatggtggtggtggcggatCCGGACGAGTGCACGGCCTCCGGCGAGCCCAAGGCCTGCACCGACTGCAACACCACCAAGACGCCGCTATGGCGCGGCGGACCCACCGGACCAAAG TCGCTGTGCAACGCGTGCGGGATCCGGTaccggaagaggaggaggcaggcCATGGGGCTGGACCCGGAGGTGAAGAAGAAGCCCAAGAAGGaagacgccgccgctgccaacaccaacaccaaggctgcttctgctggtgctgctgatcAGGAAGGAAAGgacaaggacaaggagaagaaggagccCCGCACGCACACTGTGGAGCTCCACATGGTGGGCTTCGCCAAGGACGTCGTGCTCAAGCAGCGCCGCCGCATGCGCCGGAGGAAGCCTTCCTgccagggcgaggaggagagggccgccatcctcctcatGGCGCTCTCCTCCGGCGTCATATACGCCTGA